A stretch of DNA from Roseovarius faecimaris:
GGGTCTTTGCCGCCGGATCGGAGCCCGGGACGCCGAGTTGACGCCCGTGCACCGGAAATTGCAGGGACCCTTTGGCTGATTTCCGATCAAGCGGAAAAAACCGGCTTCTCAACACGCGGTTGGCGTGCTTAACTCTGCGAATAGAAAAAATAAATGGGAGGAGCCGATGGCACAGGTCAGCATGACCGTGAACGGCAAAGCCGCGTCTGGCCAGATTGAAGGCCGCACGCTGCTCAGCGATTTCTTGAGAGAGACCCTGGAACTGACCGGCACGCATGTCGGCTGTGACACCAGCCAGTGCGGGGCTTGTGTGGTGCATGTGAACGGCAAGGCGGTGAAGTCCTGCACGATGTTCGCCGCCGAGGCCGAGGGCGCCGAGGTGACCACGATCGAGGGCATGGCCAGTCCGGATGGGTCGCTGGGGGCGATTCAGCAGGCGTTCCAGGATCATCACGGGCTGCAATGCGGCTTTTGCACACCGGGCATGGTGATGTCGGCGGCGGCCTTGCTGAGCGAAAACCCGAAGCCCACCGAGGCGGAGGTGCGCGATTATCTCGAAGGCAATATCTGCCGCTGCACCGGCTATCACAACATCGTCAAGGCGATCCTGGCGGCAAGCGGTCAGGACGTGAGCGCGATTGCAGCGGAATAAATGAGCGGCGCTGCTCGTCGCGCTCTTGCGTGCGCGCCTCGCGAGGCCGGCACGAAAGAGCCGGATGAGCGGCACCGGCAACGGATTTTAGGGAGAAGAACATGCCAGCAGATGGAGGCATCGGCGCCAGCCCGAAACGGCGCGAGGATATCCGGTTTCTGACCGGGACCGGGAACTATACCGACGACATCAACATGCGTGGACAGGCCTATGTGCATTTCCTGCGCTCGGATGTGGCCCATGGGCGGATCAATTCGATCGACACCTCCGCCGCCGAGGCGATGCCGGGGGTGCTGAAGATCTACACCGGCGACAATTTCCGCGACGCGGGGTCGATCCCCTGCGGATGGCAGGTGACCGACCGCTTCGGTGAGCCCATGAAAGAACCGCGCCACCCGATCCTGGCAGAGGACAAGGTGCGCCATGTGGGCGATCCGATCTGTGCCATTGTCGCCGAGAGCCGCGAACAGGCGCGCGATGCCGCCGAGGCCATCGACCTCGACATCGAGGAACTGCCCGCGGTGGTGGACATGAAAGCCGCGCTGGAGCCCGGCGCGACGCTGGTGCATGACGACCTGGCGGACAACCTGTGCTTTGACTGGGGGTTTGTCGAGGAAAACAAGGAGGCCGTGGACGAAGCATTCCGCAATGCCGCCCATGTGACCAGTGTCGAGCTGATCAACAACCGGCTGGTGCCCAACCCGATGGAGCCGCGCGTGGCCATCGGCGACTATAACCGGGCCAGCGGTGACAGCACGCTCTACACCACTTCGCAGAACCCGCATGTGATCCGGCTGCTGATGGGCGCCTTCGTGCTGGGTATCCCCGAGCACAAGCTTCGCGTGGTGGCCCCGGATGTGGGCGGCGGGTTCGGCTCGAAAATCTATCACTATGCCGAGGAAGCCTTCTGTACCTATGCGGCGAAGGATCTGAACCGCCCGGTGAAATGGACCTGCTCGCGCTCGGAGGCGTTCCTCACGGACGCGCAGGCGCGCGACCATGTGACCAAGATCGAGCTGGCGCTGGACGCGGAGAACAACTTCACCGCGATCCGCACCGATACTTACGCGAATATGGGTGCCTATCTGAGCACCTTCGCGCCGTCGATCCCGACCTGGCTGCACGGTACATTGATGGCTGGCAACTATAAGACCCCGCTCATCTATGTGAACGTGAAGGCGGTCTTTACCAACACGGTGCCGGTCGATGCCTATCGCGGGGCCGGGCGGCCCGAGGCGACCTATCAGCTGGAGCGCGTGATCGACAAGGCCGCGCGTGAGCTGGGCGTCGATCCGATTGCGCTGCGCCGTCAGAATTTCGTGACCGAGTTCCCCTATGCCACCCCGGTGGCCGTGGAATACGATTCGGGCGATTTCCACCGGCTGATGGACAAGCTGGAGAGCCGCGCCGATTTCCCCGGCTTCGAGGCACGCCGTGAGGCCAGCCGCGCCAAGGGCAAGCTGCGGGGCCTTGGCATCAACTGTTTCATCGAGGCCTGCGGCATCGCGCCGTCGAACCTGGTGGGTCAGCTTGGTGCGCGCGCGGGGCTTTATGAAAGCGCCACGGTGCGGGTCAACGCCACGGGCGGCATCACCGTCATGACCGGCAGTCACAGCCACGGGCAGGGGCACGAAACCGTGTTCCCGCAGGTGGTGGCCGATATGCTGGGGATCGACCCGTCCATGATCGAGATCGAACATGGCGACACGGCCAACACACCGATGGGCATGGGCACCTATGGCTCGCGCTCCATCGCGGTGGGCGGATCGGCCATGGTGCGCGCCACCGAGAAGATCATCGCCAAGGCCAAGAAGATCGCCGCGCACCTGATGGAGGCCTCGGAGGCCGATATCGAGCTGAAGGACGGGCAGTTCTCTGTCGCGGGCACCGACAAGTCGGTCGCCTGGGGCGATGTGACCCTGGCCGCCTATGTGCCGCATAACTACCCGCTGGAAGAGGTCGAGCCGGGGCTGGAGGAAACCGCCTTCTACGACCCCAACAACTTCACCTATCCCGCGGGCGCCTATGCCTGCGAGGTCGAAGTGGACCCCGACACCGGCAAGGTCACGATCGAGCGCTTCACCACTGCCGATGATTTCGGCAATGTGATCAACCCGATGATCGTGGACGGGCAGGTGCATGGGGGCCTTACGCAAGGCATCGGGCAGGCGCTTTTGGAAAACTGCGTTTATGACAAGAACGGTCAGCTTCTATCGGCATCCTACATGGATTACGCCATGCCGCGCGCCGACGATGTGCCGTTCTTCTCGATCGACCATTCCAACGGCACGCCCTGTACGCACAACCCCCTGGGGGTGAAAGGCTGTGGTGAGGCGGGGGCCATCGGCTCGACGCCCACGGTGGTCAACGCGGTGGTGGATGCGCTGAAGTCGGGTGGCTTTGCCGTGGATCACGTCGATATGCCGGTGACGCCGCATAATGTCTGGAAAGCCATGCAAAATTCGGGGCAAGGGTAAGGAGAGAAACGATGTATGCATTTGATATCGAACGCCCGAGCACCGTGGCCGATGCGGTCAAGCTTCTGAGCGATAGTGTGGAAAGCCAGCCTCTGGGTGGGGGACAAACCCTGATCCCGACGCTGAAACAGCGCCTGGCCAGCCCCGAGCGGCTGGTGAGTCTGGGCGGCATCGACGAGATTCGCGGCATCTGTCAGGACGATGCGGGCCGGATCTGTATCGGCGGGGCGACAACCCATGCCGAGGTGGCCGCAGGCGCCGGGGCTTTCCCGGCGCTGGCGGGGCTTGCGGGCAATATCGGCGATCCGGCGGTGCGCAACCGCGGGACGATCGGCGGAAGCCTGGCCAATAACGACCCGTCGGCCTGCTACCCCGCCGCCGTTCTGGGCGCGGGGGCGACAGTGGTCACCAACACGCGCGAGATCGCGGCGGATGACTATTTCCAGGGCATGTTCACCACGGCGCTCGACGAGGGCGAGATCATCACCGAGGTGAAATTCCCCGTACCGGAACGGGCCGCCTACATGAAGTTCGAGCAACCCGCCTCGCGCTTTGCGCTGGTGGGGGTCTTTGTCGCCAAAACCGCCGATGGTGTGCGCGTGGCGGTGACCGGGGCGTCGGAAGAGGGCGTGTTCCGCTGGGCCGAGGCCGAAGCGGCGCTGAACGGTGATTTTTCCGCGTCGGCGCTGGAGGGTATGAGCCCGGGCGCGGATGGGATGATCTCGGACCTGCACGGCTCATCCGAATACCGCGCGCATCTGGTGGGCGTGATGACCCGCCGGGCGGTGGCCGCCGCCTGAGCGAACTCAGGTCAAAAAGACAAAAGCGCGCGGCTCCTGATCGGGCCGCGCGCCTTGGTATTCCGGGGAGCGCCTCCGGCGGGAGTATTTTCGGAACAATGAATGGCAGGGCGCGCCTGGGCTTTCATTGTTCTTCAAATACTCAACTCCGATCGAAGGAGCAGGCTCAGGCGGTGTCGAGTTTGCGCAGGCGTTTGAAGAGGCTCGAGGTGTCCCAGCGACCGCCGCCCATTTTCTGCACGTCCTTGTAGAACTGATCGACCAGGGCCGTGACGGGCAGGGAGGCGCCGTTCTCATTTGCCGTGGACAGGCAGATGCCCAGATCCTTGCGCATCCAGTCCACCGCAAAGCCATAGTCGAAATGGTCGTCGAGCATGGTCTCATAGCGGTTCGACATCTGCCAGCTGCCGGCCGCGCCCTGGCTGATCACCGACACCACGTCGCGCCCGTCGAGCCCGGCTTTC
This window harbors:
- a CDS encoding (2Fe-2S)-binding protein, translating into MAQVSMTVNGKAASGQIEGRTLLSDFLRETLELTGTHVGCDTSQCGACVVHVNGKAVKSCTMFAAEAEGAEVTTIEGMASPDGSLGAIQQAFQDHHGLQCGFCTPGMVMSAAALLSENPKPTEAEVRDYLEGNICRCTGYHNIVKAILAASGQDVSAIAAE
- a CDS encoding FAD binding domain-containing protein → MYAFDIERPSTVADAVKLLSDSVESQPLGGGQTLIPTLKQRLASPERLVSLGGIDEIRGICQDDAGRICIGGATTHAEVAAGAGAFPALAGLAGNIGDPAVRNRGTIGGSLANNDPSACYPAAVLGAGATVVTNTREIAADDYFQGMFTTALDEGEIITEVKFPVPERAAYMKFEQPASRFALVGVFVAKTADGVRVAVTGASEEGVFRWAEAEAALNGDFSASALEGMSPGADGMISDLHGSSEYRAHLVGVMTRRAVAAA
- a CDS encoding xanthine dehydrogenase family protein molybdopterin-binding subunit, coding for MPADGGIGASPKRREDIRFLTGTGNYTDDINMRGQAYVHFLRSDVAHGRINSIDTSAAEAMPGVLKIYTGDNFRDAGSIPCGWQVTDRFGEPMKEPRHPILAEDKVRHVGDPICAIVAESREQARDAAEAIDLDIEELPAVVDMKAALEPGATLVHDDLADNLCFDWGFVEENKEAVDEAFRNAAHVTSVELINNRLVPNPMEPRVAIGDYNRASGDSTLYTTSQNPHVIRLLMGAFVLGIPEHKLRVVAPDVGGGFGSKIYHYAEEAFCTYAAKDLNRPVKWTCSRSEAFLTDAQARDHVTKIELALDAENNFTAIRTDTYANMGAYLSTFAPSIPTWLHGTLMAGNYKTPLIYVNVKAVFTNTVPVDAYRGAGRPEATYQLERVIDKAARELGVDPIALRRQNFVTEFPYATPVAVEYDSGDFHRLMDKLESRADFPGFEARREASRAKGKLRGLGINCFIEACGIAPSNLVGQLGARAGLYESATVRVNATGGITVMTGSHSHGQGHETVFPQVVADMLGIDPSMIEIEHGDTANTPMGMGTYGSRSIAVGGSAMVRATEKIIAKAKKIAAHLMEASEADIELKDGQFSVAGTDKSVAWGDVTLAAYVPHNYPLEEVEPGLEETAFYDPNNFTYPAGAYACEVEVDPDTGKVTIERFTTADDFGNVINPMIVDGQVHGGLTQGIGQALLENCVYDKNGQLLSASYMDYAMPRADDVPFFSIDHSNGTPCTHNPLGVKGCGEAGAIGSTPTVVNAVVDALKSGGFAVDHVDMPVTPHNVWKAMQNSGQG